One window of Mixophyes fleayi isolate aMixFle1 chromosome 3, aMixFle1.hap1, whole genome shotgun sequence genomic DNA carries:
- the HEY2 gene encoding hairy/enhancer-of-split related with YRPW motif protein 2 isoform X1: MKRPCDDTSSDSDLDETIDVGSENNYSGHSSGSLIRSNSPTTTSQIMARKKRRGIIEKRRRDRINNSLSELRRLVPTAFEKQGSAKLEKAEILQMTVDHLKMLQATGGKGYFDAHALAMDFMSIGFRECLTEVARYLSSVEGLDTSDPLRVRLVSHLSTYASQREAIAMTSSMSQHQHSLHPHHWAAAFHQLPAALLQQNGLSSSDNIPCRLSTNTELPPRHGSALLTATFAHADAALRVPSVGSVASSVPPLSTSLLSLSATVHAAAAAAQSFPLSFAGAFPIFPPGAAAAMAASATAITSPLSATASPRQAGSSTNSKPYRPWGTEVGAF; the protein is encoded by the exons ATGAAGAGACCGTGTGATGACACCAGCTCTGACAGTGATCTGGATGAGACCATTGATGTAGGCAGTGAGAATAATTATTCCGG GCATAGTAGTGGATCCCTAATTCGATCAAACTCACCAACAACAACCTCACAGATCATGGCCAGGAAGAAGCGGAGAGGG ATTATAGAAAAACGCCGACGAGATCGTATCAATAACAGCCTGTCTGAATTAAGGCGACTTGTGCCGACTGCTTTTGAAAAACAA GGATCTGCAAAGTTGGAAAAAGCTGAAATTCTCCAGATGACAGTAGACCATTTGAAGATGCTGCAAGCTACTGGAGGTAAAG gTTACTTCGATGCACATGCCTTGGCTATGGATTTTATGAGCATCGGTTTTCGAGAGTGTTTAACAGAAGTTGCAAGGTACCTTAGCTCTGTTGAAGGCCTGGATACATCAGATCCCCTCCGAGTGCGACTGGTCTCTCATCTTAGTACGTATGCCTCACAACGGGAAGCGATAGCTATGACATCATCAATGAGTCAGCACCAGCATTCCCTACATCCTCACCATTGGGCAGCAGCTTTTCATCAACTTCCTGCAGCCTTGTTGCAACAAAATGGACTCTCTTCTTCTGACAACATACCTTGCAGACTTTCCACAAATACAGAGCTACCACCACGACACGGCTCTGCCCTTCTCACAGCTACATTTGCTCATGCAGATGCTGCTCTTAGGGTGCCTTCTGTAGGGAGTGTAGCTTCCAGTGTTCCCCCTCTTTCTACCTCCTTGCTATCACTTTCAGCTACAGTACatgctgcagctgctgctgcacAGAGCTTTCCACTGTCCTTTGCTGGAGCATTCCCAATATTTCCACCAGGGGCAGCAGCAGCAATGGCAGCTTCCGCAACAGCTATTACTTCTCCTTTGTCTGCAACAGCCAGCCCTCGGCAAGCAGGCTCCAGTACAAACAGCAAGCCATACCGTCCTTGGGGAACTGAAGTAGGGGCATTTTAA
- the HEY2 gene encoding hairy/enhancer-of-split related with YRPW motif protein 2 isoform X2 encodes MKRPCDDTSSDSDLDETIDVGSENNYSGHSSGSLIRSNSPTTTSQIMARKKRRGIIEKRRRDRINNSLSELRRLVPTAFEKQGSAKLEKAEILQMTVDHLKMLQATGGYFDAHALAMDFMSIGFRECLTEVARYLSSVEGLDTSDPLRVRLVSHLSTYASQREAIAMTSSMSQHQHSLHPHHWAAAFHQLPAALLQQNGLSSSDNIPCRLSTNTELPPRHGSALLTATFAHADAALRVPSVGSVASSVPPLSTSLLSLSATVHAAAAAAQSFPLSFAGAFPIFPPGAAAAMAASATAITSPLSATASPRQAGSSTNSKPYRPWGTEVGAF; translated from the exons ATGAAGAGACCGTGTGATGACACCAGCTCTGACAGTGATCTGGATGAGACCATTGATGTAGGCAGTGAGAATAATTATTCCGG GCATAGTAGTGGATCCCTAATTCGATCAAACTCACCAACAACAACCTCACAGATCATGGCCAGGAAGAAGCGGAGAGGG ATTATAGAAAAACGCCGACGAGATCGTATCAATAACAGCCTGTCTGAATTAAGGCGACTTGTGCCGACTGCTTTTGAAAAACAA GGATCTGCAAAGTTGGAAAAAGCTGAAATTCTCCAGATGACAGTAGACCATTTGAAGATGCTGCAAGCTACTGGAG gTTACTTCGATGCACATGCCTTGGCTATGGATTTTATGAGCATCGGTTTTCGAGAGTGTTTAACAGAAGTTGCAAGGTACCTTAGCTCTGTTGAAGGCCTGGATACATCAGATCCCCTCCGAGTGCGACTGGTCTCTCATCTTAGTACGTATGCCTCACAACGGGAAGCGATAGCTATGACATCATCAATGAGTCAGCACCAGCATTCCCTACATCCTCACCATTGGGCAGCAGCTTTTCATCAACTTCCTGCAGCCTTGTTGCAACAAAATGGACTCTCTTCTTCTGACAACATACCTTGCAGACTTTCCACAAATACAGAGCTACCACCACGACACGGCTCTGCCCTTCTCACAGCTACATTTGCTCATGCAGATGCTGCTCTTAGGGTGCCTTCTGTAGGGAGTGTAGCTTCCAGTGTTCCCCCTCTTTCTACCTCCTTGCTATCACTTTCAGCTACAGTACatgctgcagctgctgctgcacAGAGCTTTCCACTGTCCTTTGCTGGAGCATTCCCAATATTTCCACCAGGGGCAGCAGCAGCAATGGCAGCTTCCGCAACAGCTATTACTTCTCCTTTGTCTGCAACAGCCAGCCCTCGGCAAGCAGGCTCCAGTACAAACAGCAAGCCATACCGTCCTTGGGGAACTGAAGTAGGGGCATTTTAA